In Alphaproteobacteria bacterium, one DNA window encodes the following:
- a CDS encoding F0F1 ATP synthase subunit A yields the protein MSSPLHQFQIETIAPFELGGLHLPFTNAALFAGLAALLASVFLVGGLRRGALVPGRWQAAAEVMYGFVASMVQENAGEKAKPFVPFMLTVFMLIFFGNLLGMIPGGFTFTGQVSATMTLAMVVFLLIVMVGFIKQGLGFFRIFLPSGIPWFLAPLMVVIETIVFLARPFTLALRLFMNMFAGHLMLKIFAGFVVSMGAALGVGGYFLGILPMAFIVALTGLELFVAALQAYIFAILSSVYLHDALSSGH from the coding sequence ATGTCCAGTCCGTTGCACCAATTCCAGATCGAAACCATCGCCCCTTTCGAGTTAGGCGGGTTGCATCTGCCTTTCACCAATGCCGCGTTATTCGCGGGATTGGCGGCCTTGCTGGCCAGCGTGTTTCTGGTAGGCGGGTTGCGGCGCGGCGCGTTGGTGCCAGGGCGGTGGCAGGCCGCCGCCGAGGTTATGTATGGCTTTGTCGCCAGCATGGTGCAGGAAAATGCGGGCGAAAAGGCAAAACCCTTCGTGCCGTTCATGCTGACGGTATTCATGCTGATCTTCTTTGGCAATCTTTTGGGCATGATCCCGGGAGGATTCACCTTTACCGGTCAAGTCAGCGCCACGATGACCTTGGCCATGGTCGTCTTTTTGCTGATCGTCATGGTTGGCTTTATCAAGCAGGGCTTGGGGTTTTTCCGTATCTTTCTGCCTTCGGGCATTCCGTGGTTCCTGGCCCCGCTGATGGTGGTTATTGAAACCATCGTTTTCCTGGCACGTCCCTTTACCTTGGCCTTGCGACTATTCATGAACATGTTCGCCGGTCATTTGATGCTAAAGATATTCGCCGGTTTCGTCGTCAGCATGGGCGCGGCCTTGGGCGTGGGCGGGTATTTCCTGGGCATCTTGCCTATGGCCTTTATCGTCGCCTTGACCGGATTGGAACTGTTTGTCGCGGCCTTGCAGGCGTATATCTTCGCCATCCTCAGCAGCGTGTATCTGCACGACGCCCTATCCAGCGGACATTAA
- a CDS encoding AtpZ/AtpI family protein, producing the protein MSAHDTDPSSPERKALAELDRHLDESRRAKGKNSNNGAGADGPTGSMAGAMRLGVEFVACIGVGAFLGISLDRWANTAPWGAIILIALGVMAGFVSAWRMFRHWENEAARQDTPHQDTPKKNP; encoded by the coding sequence ATGAGCGCGCACGACACCGACCCTTCCAGTCCTGAACGCAAAGCTTTGGCCGAGCTGGATCGTCATTTGGACGAGTCTCGTCGTGCCAAAGGCAAGAATAGCAATAACGGGGCAGGGGCAGACGGCCCCACTGGCTCTATGGCAGGAGCCATGCGTCTGGGTGTGGAGTTTGTCGCCTGCATCGGCGTGGGGGCCTTTTTGGGCATTTCGCTGGATCGCTGGGCGAACACTGCGCCATGGGGGGCGATTATTTTGATTGCACTTGGAGTTATGGCGGGTTTCGTGTCGGCTTGGCGGATGTTCCGTCACTGGGAAAACGAGGCCGCCCGTCAAGATACCCCGCATCAGGATACCCCCAAGAAGAATCCTTGA
- a CDS encoding serine hydroxymethyltransferase — MSSIATPSQLFSTPLEKSDPEVAALIVAEHRRQSDQIELIASENIVSRAVLDAQGSVLTNKYAEGYPGRRYYGGCEEVDKAENLAIERAKRLFGCAFVNVQPHSGSQANQGVYMATMQPGDTLMGPGLAAGGHLTHGSPVNQSGKWFKVAAYGVRPEDHTNDMDEVERLAHEHHPKIIIAGATSYPRILDYARFRAIADSVGALLMVDMAHFSGLVAGGVYPSPFPYADIVTTTTHKTLRGPRGGMIMTNHEDLAKKINSAIFPGIQGGPLMHVIAAKAVMLGEALQPEFKDYAQRIIDNAKALADSLLQRGYDLMTGGTDCHLIVMDLRAKGLVGKDAQETLDRAGLTVNKNAVPFDPLPPTKASGIRIGTPAGTTRGFGTDEFRHIGNWIADILDAMTRSNSGEIEATERAIRSQTRDLCRRFPIYPK, encoded by the coding sequence ATGAGCAGCATCGCCACGCCGTCCCAGCTTTTTTCGACGCCGCTTGAGAAATCTGATCCGGAAGTCGCCGCATTGATTGTCGCCGAGCATCGCCGTCAAAGTGACCAGATTGAATTGATTGCCTCGGAAAACATTGTCTCGCGCGCCGTGTTGGACGCTCAAGGTTCGGTGCTGACCAACAAATATGCCGAAGGCTATCCCGGGCGACGTTATTACGGCGGCTGCGAAGAAGTGGACAAGGCCGAGAATCTGGCCATTGAACGCGCCAAGCGTCTATTCGGCTGCGCCTTTGTCAATGTGCAACCGCATTCGGGGTCGCAGGCCAATCAGGGCGTCTATATGGCCACCATGCAGCCGGGCGATACGTTAATGGGGCCTGGACTAGCCGCCGGAGGGCATCTGACCCATGGCTCGCCAGTCAACCAATCGGGCAAGTGGTTTAAGGTGGCGGCCTATGGCGTGCGACCCGAAGACCACACCAACGACATGGACGAGGTTGAACGTCTGGCACACGAACATCATCCCAAGATCATCATCGCGGGCGCGACCTCTTACCCCCGCATTCTGGACTATGCGCGGTTTCGCGCCATCGCGGATTCCGTAGGCGCATTGTTGATGGTCGATATGGCGCATTTTTCCGGATTGGTGGCGGGCGGCGTCTATCCCAGCCCGTTCCCCTATGCCGATATCGTCACCACCACGACGCATAAGACCTTGCGTGGCCCGCGCGGCGGCATGATCATGACCAATCACGAAGACCTGGCCAAAAAGATCAACAGCGCGATTTTTCCGGGCATCCAAGGCGGGCCGCTGATGCATGTGATCGCCGCCAAGGCCGTGATGCTGGGCGAGGCCCTACAGCCCGAGTTCAAGGATTACGCCCAGCGCATCATCGACAACGCCAAGGCGCTGGCCGATAGTCTGCTGCAACGCGGCTATGACCTGATGACGGGCGGCACCGATTGCCATCTGATCGTGATGGATTTACGCGCCAAAGGTCTGGTGGGTAAAGACGCACAAGAAACGCTGGATCGCGCGGGACTGACGGTGAACAAAAATGCCGTGCCCTTTGATCCTTTGCCCCCTACCAAAGCCTCGGGCATCCGCATCGGCACCCCGGCGGGCACCACGCGCGGTTTCGGCACAGACGAATTTCGCCACATCGGCAACTGGATCGCCGATATCCTGGACGCGATGACGCGCTCCAACAGCGGCGAAATCGAGGCCACCGAACGCGCCATCCGCTCGCAAACACGCGATCTATGTCGCCGGTTTCCCATTTATCCGAAGTAA
- the radA gene encoding DNA repair protein RadA, with protein MAKPQSLFVCQSCGASAPKWTGRCESCGAWNSLSEEKLAPPVAGAGPRRKSAPLNFAALHEMPTAPAPRLVTGIKEFDRVCGGGLVPGSALLVGGDPGIGKSTLLLQIAARLASQGVACAYVTGEESTDQIRMRAARLGLAQAPVALAASTSVGEIGSAISSSSPPRVAVIDSIQTMQVDGLDSAAGTVGQVRASAQELIRIAKQRGTVLIFVGHVTKEGMIAGPRVLEHMVDTVLYFEGERGHSFRILRAVKNRFGATDEIGVFEMGDMGLAEVANPSALFLADRSEPVPGAAVFAGIEGTRPLLVEIEALVAPSPLGTPRRAVVGWDAGRLAMVLAVLEARCGVAIGPNDVYLNVAGGLRIGEPAADLAVAVAILSALTGEPCPAATVVFGEIGLSGEVRGVGQSAQRLKEAAKLGFTQAILPTRHDSPGATDGNGLRRIPITRLTDLLPLFDANPRKATRAAS; from the coding sequence ATGGCCAAGCCGCAAAGTCTGTTCGTCTGCCAAAGTTGCGGAGCCAGCGCGCCAAAATGGACGGGAAGATGCGAGTCCTGCGGCGCATGGAACAGCCTATCCGAGGAAAAATTGGCGCCGCCCGTGGCGGGTGCCGGCCCCAGGCGCAAATCCGCGCCCTTGAATTTTGCCGCGCTGCACGAAATGCCCACCGCCCCTGCCCCGCGTCTGGTGACGGGCATCAAGGAATTCGACCGTGTGTGCGGGGGAGGATTGGTGCCCGGTTCTGCCCTGCTCGTGGGCGGCGATCCGGGTATCGGCAAATCCACCTTACTGCTGCAAATCGCCGCGCGTTTGGCGTCGCAGGGTGTGGCCTGCGCCTATGTCACGGGCGAGGAATCGACCGACCAGATTCGCATGCGCGCGGCGCGTCTGGGCCTGGCGCAAGCGCCGGTGGCCTTGGCCGCTTCCACCAGTGTGGGCGAGATCGGCAGCGCCATTTCCTCCTCTTCGCCGCCGCGCGTGGCCGTGATCGACTCCATCCAAACGATGCAGGTCGATGGCCTGGACAGCGCCGCCGGAACCGTGGGCCAAGTGCGGGCTTCGGCGCAAGAGCTGATCCGCATCGCCAAGCAGCGCGGCACCGTGCTGATCTTTGTCGGCCATGTGACCAAGGAAGGCATGATCGCCGGACCGCGCGTGTTGGAACACATGGTCGATACCGTCTTGTATTTCGAGGGCGAGCGCGGCCATTCCTTTCGCATTCTGCGCGCCGTAAAAAACCGCTTTGGCGCGACGGACGAGATCGGCGTGTTCGAAATGGGCGATATGGGGCTGGCCGAGGTCGCCAACCCCTCGGCCCTGTTTCTGGCGGACCGTTCCGAACCGGTACCCGGCGCGGCGGTCTTTGCCGGGATCGAGGGCACGCGCCCCTTGCTGGTCGAGATTGAGGCCCTGGTCGCACCCTCGCCGCTTGGCACACCGCGCCGCGCCGTTGTGGGATGGGATGCGGGACGTCTGGCCATGGTGCTGGCGGTGCTGGAGGCGCGCTGCGGCGTCGCCATCGGTCCTAACGATGTTTATTTGAACGTCGCAGGCGGATTGCGCATCGGCGAACCCGCAGCGGATCTTGCCGTGGCCGTGGCCATTCTTTCGGCCCTGACGGGCGAACCCTGCCCTGCCGCCACGGTGGTGTTTGGTGAAATCGGCTTATCGGGCGAGGTGCGCGGCGTGGGCCAAAGCGCCCAACGACTGAAAGAAGCCGCCAAACTGGGCTTTACCCAAGCCATCCTCCCCACCCGGCACGACTCGCCCGGTGCCACCGACGGCAACGGCCTGCGCCGCATCCCCATCACCCGCCTGACCGATCTTTTGCCCCTTTTCGACGCAAACCCGCGCAAAGCCACCCGCGCAGCTTCCTGA
- a CDS encoding RNA pyrophosphohydrolase, protein MAPLDPMPLRPCVGMALFNRQGLLFCGQRNDAIGGWQMPQGGLKPGEDPALAAMRELEEEIGCRNVTILARHSRPLTYIFPDHLAGNPYKLKYRGQEQIWFAMRFEGQDDEIDITRSVEGEPPEFSQWSWLDFDNVLARIVDFKRAVYEEIKREFDVFARPMAE, encoded by the coding sequence ATGGCTCCCCTTGATCCCATGCCCTTGCGTCCATGCGTTGGCATGGCCTTGTTCAACCGACAAGGATTGCTGTTTTGCGGCCAGCGCAACGATGCCATCGGCGGCTGGCAGATGCCCCAAGGCGGCCTGAAGCCAGGCGAAGATCCCGCTTTGGCCGCCATGCGCGAGTTAGAAGAGGAGATCGGCTGTCGCAACGTCACGATCCTGGCTCGTCATTCGCGCCCTTTGACCTATATCTTCCCCGACCATCTGGCAGGCAACCCGTATAAGCTGAAATATCGGGGGCAAGAGCAAATCTGGTTCGCCATGCGATTCGAAGGCCAAGACGACGAGATCGACATCACCCGCAGTGTTGAGGGCGAACCACCCGAATTCTCGCAATGGTCCTGGCTGGATTTTGATAACGTGCTGGCCCGGATCGTGGATTTCAAGCGCGCGGTCTATGAGGAAATCAAGCGCGAATTCGACGTCTTCGCCCGCCCCATGGCCGAGTAA
- a CDS encoding divergent polysaccharide deacetylase family protein, translating to MKVLSMPSLKNINTRSLMAKFDPRLVAAWASVVVLAVCVLVLWPSQEATTTNDSTRVVMQIEAAQTTTESEAPNGDAATEGISGGPALSASGALPPAPVEGLQENSTVGLLPRIAADGRRPWQVYARPVPPGATKGARVAILVAGLGVSALTTQTILGKLPPEVTLGFDAQGSFVADGITYARRGGHETLLMLPMEPLDYPQDDPGPETLLSSLDDSSNIERLQRHLAKASGYVGVATLSGTRLISVPDKMEPVLKEVHDRGLMWFETRLAPQAVTGDIAKRLKMPHAVSSRLIDADLDIDPSSVTTALQDLERTAKAEGKAVGMVSNPTPYVLETLNTWLSGLGKKGFVLVPVTAVVSDGSP from the coding sequence ATGAAAGTACTTTCGATGCCGTCCCTGAAAAACATCAACACCCGTAGCCTCATGGCCAAATTCGACCCGCGCCTGGTGGCCGCATGGGCGAGCGTGGTCGTTCTGGCCGTATGTGTCCTGGTCTTGTGGCCGTCGCAGGAGGCGACGACGACGAACGATTCCACACGGGTTGTGATGCAGATCGAGGCTGCTCAGACCACGACCGAAAGCGAAGCGCCCAACGGCGACGCCGCAACGGAAGGCATCAGCGGTGGTCCGGCCCTATCGGCCAGTGGCGCTTTACCCCCTGCGCCGGTCGAAGGCCTGCAGGAGAATTCTACGGTGGGTTTGTTACCGCGCATCGCCGCCGATGGCCGTCGTCCTTGGCAGGTCTATGCGCGCCCTGTGCCTCCGGGCGCGACCAAAGGCGCGCGCGTAGCGATATTGGTGGCGGGGCTTGGCGTGTCGGCGTTGACCACCCAGACGATTTTAGGGAAATTACCCCCAGAGGTGACATTGGGCTTTGACGCCCAAGGCAGTTTCGTGGCGGACGGGATCACCTATGCGCGGCGCGGCGGGCATGAAACCCTGTTGATGCTGCCCATGGAGCCTTTGGACTATCCCCAAGACGATCCTGGCCCCGAGACTCTTTTGTCCAGCCTGGACGACTCCAGCAATATCGAACGTCTGCAACGCCATCTGGCCAAGGCCAGCGGCTATGTGGGCGTCGCCACGCTTAGCGGCACACGTCTTATCTCGGTGCCTGACAAGATGGAACCTGTCTTAAAGGAAGTGCATGACCGGGGCCTGATGTGGTTTGAAACGCGCCTGGCTCCCCAGGCCGTGACCGGCGACATCGCCAAGCGATTAAAAATGCCGCATGCGGTCAGCAGCCGATTGATCGACGCCGATTTGGATATCGACCCGTCCAGCGTCACGACCGCCCTGCAAGACCTGGAACGCACGGCCAAGGCCGAGGGCAAGGCGGTGGGCATGGTCTCGAACCCCACGCCTTATGTGCTGGAAACCTTGAACACATGGCTGAGCGGCCTGGGCAAGAAAGGCTTTGTCCTGGTTCCCGTGACGGCGGTGGTGTCCGATGGCTCCCCTTGA